One Parasphingorhabdus cellanae genomic region harbors:
- the gcvH gene encoding glycine cleavage system protein GcvH: MSRYFTDEHEWVDVEGDTATVGITDYAQEQLGDIVFVETPEVGAALEQGDDAAVVESVKAASDVYAAVSGEVIEVNEALEDEPALVNSSAEEDGWFFRVTLSDKSELDDLMDEKAYKAFVDGL, translated from the coding sequence ATGAGCCGATATTTTACCGATGAGCATGAGTGGGTAGACGTCGAGGGCGACACTGCAACAGTAGGTATTACCGACTATGCACAAGAACAATTGGGCGACATTGTTTTTGTCGAAACGCCGGAAGTCGGCGCGGCACTGGAACAGGGCGATGACGCGGCTGTGGTGGAATCGGTAAAGGCGGCATCCGACGTTTATGCCGCCGTGTCGGGCGAAGTCATCGAAGTCAACGAGGCGTTGGAAGACGAGCCGGCTTTGGTGAACAGCTCCGCCGAAGAAGATGGCTGGTTTTTCCGGGTCACGCTGTCTGACAAATCCGAACTTGACGATCTGATGGATGAGAAAGCCTACAAGGCCTTTGTCGACGGACTCTAG